The following proteins come from a genomic window of Solwaraspora sp. WMMA2065:
- a CDS encoding heavy metal translocating P-type ATPase encodes MDDEPTIGHRSVRWRTWAPLTALTAVVLAGGTLRLAGAGPAADGVWAAATVAALLPALRWMGQSLRRRRIGVDVIAVLALVGALLAGEYLAGAVVALMLASGHTLETYAQRRAGRDLQALVAHAPRTARRRAADGTVATVDVGEIATGDRLVVGPGDVVPVDGVAEEPATLDESVVTGESRPVERAAGERVASGVVNAGTAFALRAVETAQGSTYAGIVRLATEAGAGKAPTVRLADRYAAAFVPFTLVLAGAGWIVSGEFVRAVAVLVVATPCPLLLATPVAIVAGLSRAARRGVLVRDGGALEQLGHARTLLVDKTGTLTTGRPETADVVTGDGADPTELLRLAASVEQLSPHVLAGAVVRAAGDRGLRLTAPAEVTEDPGRGVHGRVDGRTVRVGQPDGPLPDWAVQIRDRAEADGLSAVWVGVDGVPAGAILLRDPVRPDAAGTVRRLRQAGFTRLVMLTGDRREVAERVAAQVKVDDIVAHCPPQEKTARVRDESARAVTVMVGDGVNDAPALAAAHVGVAVGGTGTSAAAGVADAVLTGDRLDRLADAVDIAHRSRRIAVQSASVGMGLAVVAMAVAAFGLLPPVAGAFTQEGIDVAVILNALRALRPGRRRPATSSPGTP; translated from the coding sequence ATGGACGACGAGCCGACCATCGGACACCGGTCGGTCCGCTGGCGGACCTGGGCGCCGCTGACGGCGCTGACTGCCGTCGTGCTGGCCGGCGGCACGCTCCGGCTCGCCGGCGCCGGCCCTGCCGCCGACGGGGTGTGGGCGGCCGCCACGGTCGCCGCGCTGCTGCCGGCGCTGCGCTGGATGGGTCAGTCGCTGCGCCGGCGGCGGATCGGCGTCGACGTCATCGCCGTACTCGCCCTGGTCGGCGCGCTGCTGGCCGGCGAATACCTGGCCGGCGCGGTGGTGGCGCTGATGCTGGCCAGCGGGCACACCCTGGAGACGTACGCGCAGCGACGGGCCGGCCGGGACCTGCAGGCGCTCGTCGCGCACGCGCCGCGTACCGCCCGGCGGCGGGCCGCCGACGGTACCGTCGCCACCGTCGACGTGGGTGAGATCGCCACCGGGGACCGGCTGGTCGTCGGCCCCGGGGACGTGGTCCCGGTCGACGGCGTCGCCGAGGAGCCGGCCACCCTCGACGAGTCGGTGGTGACCGGCGAGTCGCGGCCGGTGGAGCGGGCCGCCGGGGAACGCGTCGCCAGCGGGGTGGTCAACGCCGGGACCGCGTTCGCGCTGCGCGCCGTCGAGACCGCGCAGGGCAGCACGTACGCCGGGATCGTCCGGCTGGCCACCGAGGCCGGTGCCGGCAAGGCACCGACGGTACGCCTGGCCGACCGGTACGCCGCCGCGTTCGTCCCGTTCACCCTGGTGCTGGCCGGGGCCGGCTGGATCGTCTCCGGTGAGTTCGTCCGCGCGGTCGCGGTACTGGTCGTCGCCACCCCCTGCCCGTTGCTGCTGGCCACCCCGGTCGCGATCGTCGCCGGGCTGTCCCGCGCCGCACGCCGCGGCGTGCTGGTCCGCGACGGCGGTGCGCTGGAGCAGCTCGGCCACGCCCGTACCCTGCTGGTCGACAAGACCGGGACGTTGACCACCGGCAGGCCGGAGACCGCCGACGTGGTCACCGGCGACGGGGCCGACCCGACCGAGCTGCTGCGGCTGGCCGCCTCGGTGGAACAGCTCTCCCCGCACGTACTGGCCGGCGCGGTGGTCCGGGCCGCCGGCGACCGGGGCCTGCGGTTGACCGCCCCGGCCGAGGTCACCGAGGATCCCGGCCGGGGCGTCCACGGCCGGGTCGACGGCCGTACGGTGCGGGTCGGCCAGCCGGACGGGCCGCTGCCGGACTGGGCGGTCCAGATCCGGGACCGGGCCGAAGCGGACGGGCTGTCGGCGGTGTGGGTCGGCGTGGACGGCGTACCCGCCGGGGCGATCCTGCTGCGCGACCCGGTGCGGCCCGATGCCGCCGGCACGGTGCGGCGGCTGCGGCAGGCCGGGTTCACCCGGCTGGTCATGCTGACCGGCGACCGGAGGGAGGTGGCCGAGCGGGTCGCCGCGCAGGTCAAGGTGGACGACATCGTTGCGCACTGCCCGCCGCAGGAGAAGACCGCCCGGGTACGCGACGAGTCCGCCCGCGCGGTGACGGTGATGGTCGGCGACGGGGTGAACGACGCCCCGGCGTTGGCCGCCGCCCACGTGGGCGTGGCGGTCGGCGGCACCGGAACCAGCGCTGCGGCCGGGGTCGCGGACGCGGTACTCACCGGCGACCGGCTGGACCGGCTCGCCGACGCGGTCGACATCGCTCACCGGTCCCGGCGGATCGCGGTGCAGAGCGCCTCGGTCGGCATGGGGCTGGCGGTGGTGGCGATGGCGGTCGCCGCGTTCGGCCTGCTGCCGCCGGTGGCCGGCGCGTTCACTCAGGAGGGTATCGACGTCGCGGTGATCCTCAACGCGCTACGCGCGCTGCGCCCCGGCCGCCGCCGACCCGCCACGTCGTCACCCGGCACGCCGTGA
- a CDS encoding amidohydrolase family protein yields the protein MHAGYGTDNPVGDRITTRDVLDFATAQGARTNGLGDVTGSLTPGRQADLLVVRADDVNTMPLNDAVGTLVLGADARNVDTVVVAGRFRKAAGRLVDVDLDELRRTVSASRDAILRMVAGRRRP from the coding sequence GTGCACGCCGGCTACGGCACGGACAACCCGGTGGGGGACCGGATCACCACCCGCGACGTGCTGGACTTCGCCACCGCGCAGGGCGCCCGGACCAACGGGCTCGGTGACGTCACCGGCTCGCTCACCCCGGGCAGGCAGGCGGACCTGCTGGTGGTGCGGGCCGACGACGTCAATACGATGCCGCTCAACGACGCGGTCGGCACCCTGGTCCTCGGCGCCGACGCCCGCAACGTCGACACGGTCGTCGTGGCCGGCCGGTTCCGCAAGGCGGCCGGGCGGCTCGTCGACGTCGACCTCGACGAACTGCGCCGTACGGTGAGCGCCTCCCGGGACGCGATCCTCCGAATGGTCGCCGGTCGGCGGCGGCCGTGA
- a CDS encoding DUF5753 domain-containing protein, translated as MLACSDAREVRNFELAIVPGLLQTEEYARAVASTAWPDDPGEVDRRVEASTRPNVMLQVLPFSEGHHPGTTGSFSILDFDEDVHSPVAYVISPAGDVYLERPEDMNRVTLTYTHLHAAALSPGKSRDLIAAIAKDLA; from the coding sequence GTGCTCGCCTGCAGCGACGCCCGCGAGGTGCGCAACTTCGAGCTGGCCATCGTCCCCGGCCTGCTCCAGACCGAGGAGTACGCCCGAGCCGTCGCTTCCACGGCGTGGCCGGACGATCCCGGCGAGGTGGACCGGCGGGTCGAGGCGAGCACCCGGCCGAACGTCATGCTGCAGGTGCTGCCATTCAGCGAAGGACACCATCCCGGCACCACCGGGTCGTTCTCGATCCTGGACTTCGACGAGGACGTGCACAGCCCGGTGGCGTACGTGATCAGCCCAGCTGGCGACGTGTATCTGGAACGCCCCGAGGACATGAATCGGGTTACGCTTACCTACACCCACCTGCACGCGGCGGCGCTCAGCCCAGGCAAGTCCCGGGACCTGATCGCCGCGATCGCCAAGGACTTGGCGTAG
- a CDS encoding DUF397 domain-containing protein, giving the protein MDLTRAVWIKSSRSNANSQCVEVARNLPGVVATRDSKDPTGPALTFAPSAWTTFTTALKSFQLSA; this is encoded by the coding sequence ATGGACCTCACCCGCGCCGTGTGGATCAAGAGCAGCCGCAGCAACGCCAACAGCCAGTGCGTCGAGGTCGCCCGCAACCTGCCGGGAGTCGTCGCCACCCGGGACAGCAAGGACCCGACCGGCCCGGCGCTGACCTTCGCCCCCTCCGCCTGGACCACCTTCACCACCGCGCTCAAGTCGTTCCAGCTCTCCGCGTAA
- a CDS encoding DUF397 domain-containing protein encodes MRDTDLTNATWRTSSYSGGNGNCVEVADNLPAVVAVRDSKDRSGPLLAFSSAAWTSFTASLGAQTRQR; translated from the coding sequence ATGCGAGACACCGACCTGACCAACGCCACCTGGCGTACGAGTAGCTACTCCGGCGGCAACGGTAACTGCGTCGAAGTCGCCGACAACCTGCCCGCTGTCGTCGCCGTACGCGACAGCAAGGACCGTTCCGGTCCCCTGCTCGCCTTCTCCTCTGCAGCGTGGACGTCCTTCACCGCGTCGCTCGGGGCGCAGACGCGCCAGCGGTAG
- a CDS encoding HAD-IA family hydrolase gives MTAELAAVIDRARFLLLDFDGPVCKVFANHPAPKVAATLRRVLVDQGVTVPPGLLDEPDPLAVLRWSATLDRPAIVRQVDDALRAAELDAVAVAEPTPYAREVIVTAHRAQHGIAVVSNNSADAINRYLIAQQLDAYIKPVIGRPHAGPAGMKPNPAPVIAAICELRAHPEDCVLIGDSPTDIEAAQAVGVPTIGYANKPRKYHSLSESDAIIGSMAEVVAALTDRRGQGGRPASHGD, from the coding sequence ATGACCGCTGAACTCGCCGCCGTCATCGACCGCGCCCGGTTCCTGCTGCTCGACTTCGACGGACCCGTCTGCAAGGTCTTCGCCAACCACCCCGCGCCCAAGGTCGCCGCCACCCTGCGCCGAGTGCTCGTCGACCAGGGCGTCACCGTCCCGCCCGGTCTGCTCGACGAACCCGACCCGCTCGCCGTGCTGCGCTGGAGCGCCACCCTTGACCGGCCAGCCATCGTGCGCCAAGTCGACGACGCCCTACGTGCCGCCGAGCTGGACGCCGTCGCCGTGGCCGAACCCACCCCGTACGCCCGGGAAGTCATCGTGACCGCCCACCGCGCCCAGCACGGCATCGCGGTCGTCTCCAACAACAGCGCCGACGCCATCAACCGGTACCTGATCGCGCAACAGCTGGACGCCTACATCAAGCCCGTCATCGGCCGACCCCACGCCGGCCCAGCCGGAATGAAGCCGAACCCGGCACCGGTGATCGCCGCCATCTGCGAACTGCGCGCCCACCCTGAGGACTGCGTGCTCATTGGCGACTCACCTACCGATATCGAGGCCGCCCAGGCGGTCGGCGTACCCACCATCGGCTACGCCAACAAGCCCCGCAAATACCACAGCCTCAGCGAATCAGACGCCATCATCGGCAGCATGGCCGAAGTCGTCGCAGCCCTCACCGACCGCCGGGGGCAAGGCGGTAGACCCGCGAGTCACGGAGACTGA
- a CDS encoding GNAT family N-acetyltransferase, whose amino-acid sequence MNVEIEAVRVATDEVVKAFGGLLPQLSRSAKPLDLTALDELVASDASTLLIARREGEIVGALTLVMFPIPTGRRAWIEDVVVDESARGLGVGAALTQEAVRLAREAGARTVDLTSRPSRAAANRLYERLGFSLRDSRVYRLAPGGR is encoded by the coding sequence ATGAACGTCGAGATCGAAGCCGTCCGAGTCGCCACCGACGAGGTCGTGAAAGCGTTCGGAGGGCTCCTTCCACAGCTGTCCCGTTCCGCCAAGCCACTCGATCTGACGGCGCTGGACGAGCTGGTGGCGTCGGACGCAAGCACTTTGCTGATCGCTCGCCGCGAGGGCGAGATCGTCGGCGCGTTGACCCTGGTGATGTTCCCGATCCCGACCGGTAGGCGGGCCTGGATCGAGGATGTGGTGGTCGACGAGTCGGCGCGCGGCCTCGGGGTCGGGGCGGCGCTGACCCAGGAGGCCGTCAGGCTGGCTCGGGAGGCTGGCGCTCGGACCGTTGACCTGACGTCCCGCCCGTCTCGTGCTGCCGCGAACCGGCTCTACGAACGACTCGGCTTCAGTCTCCGTGACTCGCGGGTCTACCGCCTTGCCCCCGGCGGTCGGTGA
- a CDS encoding alpha/beta fold hydrolase, with protein MGGDAGVIPAMRITSETVDAGVREQLFSIGDIPGVLWTPAEGSGPRPLILIGHGGGQHKKGWEVVSRAFPYVTSGGFAVAAIDAPGTGDRPEHPEIRRLVTVIEEREAAGEPFGPAWPALNDTVASQLIPDWQTTLDALQNLDSVGDSRPVGYYGHSQAGEMGIRLVAAEPRITAAVLGLVGSEWLTGIAARITIPVEFLLQWDDEGNPRDSVMKLLDALGSAEKTLHANPGSHFRVPSFEIESSIRFFTRHLGSSCTASSS; from the coding sequence GTGGGCGGGGATGCCGGTGTAATCCCTGCCATGCGCATCACCTCGGAGACCGTCGACGCCGGCGTCCGCGAGCAGCTCTTCAGTATCGGGGACATCCCCGGGGTGCTCTGGACGCCCGCCGAGGGCTCCGGTCCCCGTCCGCTGATCCTGATCGGGCACGGCGGCGGCCAGCACAAGAAGGGGTGGGAGGTCGTCTCCAGAGCCTTTCCCTACGTCACCTCCGGTGGCTTCGCGGTCGCCGCGATCGACGCGCCGGGTACCGGTGACAGGCCGGAACACCCAGAGATCCGGCGGCTGGTCACGGTCATCGAGGAACGGGAAGCTGCGGGCGAGCCCTTCGGCCCGGCGTGGCCCGCGCTGAACGATACCGTGGCGTCGCAGCTCATACCCGACTGGCAGACCACCCTGGACGCGCTGCAGAACCTGGACTCCGTCGGCGACAGCCGGCCTGTCGGGTACTACGGCCACTCCCAGGCCGGTGAGATGGGCATCCGCCTGGTCGCGGCCGAGCCCCGGATCACGGCCGCGGTCCTAGGCCTCGTTGGAAGCGAGTGGCTCACCGGCATCGCAGCGCGGATCACGATCCCGGTCGAGTTCTTGCTGCAGTGGGACGACGAAGGCAATCCACGGGACTCCGTCATGAAGCTGCTCGACGCACTCGGCTCCGCAGAGAAGACGCTGCACGCCAACCCAGGCAGCCACTTTCGAGTCCCGTCGTTCGAAATCGAAAGCTCGATCCGGTTCTTCACCCGGCACCTGGGTAGCTCTTGTACCGCAAGCAGCTCCTGA
- a CDS encoding NUDIX hydrolase: MSSPPDDYTATLPRKRMGSAVLLRDRDGRILLVEPTYKDYWELPGGVVEADESPYDAAVRELAEELGLAVVPGRLLVVDWVPPRAGRTEGVMFVYDGGVLDASQTDAIRLPPQELRSWAWSTLPQAQQRLSPLLARRAAAAVEAATDSGTVYLEGGNQVGGP; encoded by the coding sequence GTGAGCTCCCCGCCTGACGATTACACAGCGACGTTGCCGCGCAAGCGGATGGGTTCGGCCGTGCTGCTGCGCGACCGGGACGGACGGATCCTGCTCGTCGAGCCGACGTACAAGGACTACTGGGAGCTGCCCGGTGGGGTGGTGGAGGCCGACGAGTCGCCGTACGACGCGGCGGTCCGTGAGCTGGCCGAGGAACTCGGCCTGGCGGTTGTTCCTGGCCGGCTGCTGGTGGTGGACTGGGTGCCGCCTCGCGCCGGCCGCACCGAAGGGGTCATGTTCGTGTACGACGGCGGGGTCCTGGACGCCTCGCAGACCGATGCGATCCGGCTTCCGCCGCAGGAGTTGCGAAGCTGGGCGTGGTCGACCCTGCCGCAGGCGCAGCAGCGGCTGTCGCCGCTGCTGGCCAGGCGGGCCGCCGCCGCTGTGGAAGCGGCGACGGACAGCGGGACTGTCTACCTTGAGGGCGGGAATCAGGTCGGTGGTCCGTAG
- a CDS encoding DUF1801 domain-containing protein, which yields MSKAGTDGFSEGERAAMKERAAELRKETTRGRGTKAAAEELDVLSKIAQMEQSDRALAERIHAIVTANAPDLSPKLWYGQPAYARKGKVVCFFRSGHADKEPYSTFGFTATANLADDSGLWPTSFAVAQLSEQAAETIAALVKKAVS from the coding sequence ATGAGTAAGGCAGGCACGGACGGTTTCTCCGAGGGCGAGCGCGCCGCCATGAAGGAACGCGCCGCAGAGCTCAGGAAGGAGACAACCCGCGGTCGTGGTACCAAGGCAGCCGCCGAGGAGCTCGACGTCCTGTCGAAGATCGCCCAGATGGAACAATCGGACCGCGCACTGGCCGAACGCATCCACGCCATCGTCACCGCCAACGCCCCCGACCTGTCCCCGAAGCTCTGGTACGGCCAGCCGGCGTACGCGAGAAAGGGCAAGGTCGTGTGCTTCTTCCGTAGCGGGCACGCGGACAAGGAGCCCTACTCCACCTTTGGCTTCACCGCTACGGCCAATCTCGCCGACGACAGCGGCCTGTGGCCGACGTCCTTCGCCGTCGCCCAGCTCAGCGAGCAGGCCGCAGAGACCATCGCCGCCCTCGTCAAGAAGGCCGTGAGCTGA
- a CDS encoding dienelactone hydrolase family protein — protein MHNIQEEHFAVDGVPAVLWTSAGSGADRPPLIVIGHGGGQHKTAPGVLHRAHRFVSSGFAAVCVDVPNHGERPTDERYQDIATEIRTAVSSGGDLAALLADFHALVAEQTIPEWQAVLDHLGGGQVGYWGISLGYGLGVPFVAAEPRVRAAVLGLGGAAAASTLDAAASITVPVEFLVQWDDERVPRAQSLALFDAFGSTEKTLHANPGRHADRLPEHELDSTVRFFTRHLMPH, from the coding sequence ATGCACAACATCCAGGAAGAACACTTCGCCGTCGACGGCGTACCCGCTGTGCTCTGGACCTCAGCCGGCAGCGGTGCCGACCGCCCGCCGCTGATCGTCATCGGCCACGGCGGCGGCCAGCACAAGACCGCTCCCGGCGTCCTGCACCGGGCCCACCGTTTCGTGTCCAGCGGCTTCGCGGCCGTCTGCGTGGACGTGCCGAACCACGGCGAGCGCCCGACCGACGAGCGCTACCAGGACATCGCCACCGAGATCCGGACCGCTGTCAGCTCCGGAGGTGACCTGGCCGCGCTGCTCGCCGACTTCCACGCCCTGGTCGCCGAGCAGACCATCCCGGAGTGGCAGGCCGTCCTCGACCATCTCGGCGGCGGGCAGGTCGGCTACTGGGGGATCTCGCTGGGCTACGGGCTCGGCGTACCGTTCGTCGCCGCCGAGCCGCGAGTGCGCGCGGCGGTCCTCGGCCTCGGCGGTGCCGCCGCCGCATCCACGCTGGACGCTGCGGCCAGCATCACCGTACCGGTCGAGTTCCTGGTCCAGTGGGACGACGAACGGGTGCCCCGGGCGCAGAGCCTGGCCCTGTTCGACGCGTTCGGCTCGACCGAGAAGACGCTGCACGCCAACCCGGGCCGGCACGCCGACCGGCTCCCGGAACACGAGCTGGACAGCACGGTACGGTTCTTCACCCGCCACCTCATGCCGCACTGA
- a CDS encoding cellulose binding domain-containing protein, translated as MAVTFAAVGALAVSGMSAAAVQAPADEPAASVLASCDDRLFGWASVSANGVATTTGGGNATPQTVTSLSDLRQYANDSTPRVLRISGTISTGSSAVEVGSNKTLIGADSNATIRGGININGGSNIIIRNLNVQGGGQGSSPADTIAARNAHHLWFDHLNLWDASDGLLDLTRGVDYMTVSWVKFWYTNSSHSHRLASLVGGGSTHGDTDSGKLNATYHHNWFADLVDQRGPRMLFGKGHVYNSYYNSPGNAYAIGTGSYASVLVENNYFKDIRDPHRFQDSNPTYITARGNVYDNTSGRRDTGAQGSGVTPFTNPPYSYSLDAANDVPGIVTACAGPRLSGTPLPPTTAPPTTVPPTTAPPTTAPPTTPPTTTAPPTTGACSASYQTVSSWPGGFQGEVVVRAGSTAINGWTVRWTLGSGQTISQLWNGSLSTSGSSVTVRNVDYNGTLPAGGTATFGFLGSGSPSSPSLTCSSP; from the coding sequence GTGGCTGTCACCTTCGCCGCTGTCGGGGCACTCGCCGTGTCCGGCATGTCGGCTGCCGCTGTTCAGGCCCCGGCCGACGAACCAGCGGCATCAGTGTTGGCAAGTTGCGATGACCGGCTGTTCGGCTGGGCGTCAGTGTCGGCGAACGGTGTCGCCACGACGACCGGCGGCGGCAACGCCACCCCGCAGACGGTGACATCGCTTAGCGACCTTCGGCAGTACGCCAACGACTCGACTCCACGCGTGCTACGGATATCCGGCACGATCAGCACTGGGTCGTCGGCCGTGGAGGTCGGCAGCAACAAGACCCTGATCGGCGCAGACTCGAACGCGACGATCCGTGGTGGCATCAACATCAACGGCGGTAGCAACATCATCATCCGCAACTTGAACGTGCAGGGCGGCGGCCAGGGCAGCAGCCCGGCCGACACGATCGCCGCGCGTAACGCCCACCACCTATGGTTCGACCACCTGAACCTGTGGGACGCCAGCGACGGGTTGCTGGACCTCACCCGAGGCGTCGACTACATGACGGTGTCCTGGGTCAAGTTCTGGTACACCAACAGTTCCCACTCGCACAGGCTGGCCAGCCTGGTGGGTGGAGGCTCGACCCACGGCGACACCGACAGCGGAAAGCTGAACGCCACCTACCACCACAACTGGTTCGCTGATCTGGTTGACCAGCGTGGACCACGAATGCTGTTCGGCAAAGGCCACGTCTACAACAGCTACTACAATTCCCCCGGGAACGCGTACGCCATCGGCACCGGATCGTACGCCTCCGTACTCGTGGAGAACAACTACTTCAAGGACATACGGGACCCGCACCGGTTCCAGGACTCGAACCCCACGTACATCACCGCGCGGGGAAACGTCTACGACAACACCAGCGGTCGGCGTGACACAGGTGCCCAGGGTAGTGGCGTCACTCCGTTCACGAACCCGCCGTACAGCTATTCGCTCGACGCGGCAAACGACGTCCCCGGCATTGTCACCGCCTGCGCGGGCCCGAGACTGTCCGGGACGCCGCTGCCGCCCACCACAGCGCCGCCCACCACGGTGCCGCCGACGACGGCGCCGCCGACGACGGCGCCGCCCACCACGCCACCAACGACGACCGCGCCACCAACCACAGGTGCCTGCAGCGCCTCTTACCAGACCGTCAGCTCGTGGCCCGGTGGCTTCCAGGGCGAGGTGGTCGTACGAGCAGGAAGCACAGCGATCAACGGCTGGACCGTCCGCTGGACCCTCGGCAGCGGGCAGACCATCAGTCAGCTATGGAACGGTAGCCTCAGCACCAGCGGCTCCAGCGTCACGGTACGCAATGTGGACTACAACGGCACGCTGCCGGCCGGTGGCACCGCGACCTTCGGGTTCCTCGGCTCCGGCTCACCGTCCTCGCCGTCTCTGACCTGTTCCAGCCCGTGA
- a CDS encoding IS1380 family transposase, which produces MRIRQDAPVVRATFDDPNLVSCAGLVPVMRLAEQAGLHDAVADRVRLPTDKGANPAGKVATVVAGMLAGADSIDDLDIARHGGMRSLFGSVYAPSTLGSFLRTFTHGHVRQLQAAARDTLIGLTGRAPILTGADALCFVDIDSMLRRVYGKQKQGIGFGHAKVGGYNVYLRGYNPLVATLSTPLSAPVIAATRLRSGNAGSSRGAATMIAEAITTARACGASGEIMVRADSAFYAKTVISGCRRRGVRFSVTCRIDPKIRAACDGIAADQWVDITYPQAVRDEDAGRWISDAQIAETTYTAFAGTRHEATARLIVRRVRRDDPQQIPGQDELLPTYRYHAVFTDSPYTLVQAEAQHRQHAIIEQVNADLIAGPLAHLPSGHFSANDAWLTCAAITHNLTRAAGHLAAGTWSTARPATIRTRIITVAARLAHRARTIHLHLPEYWPWQAAFDNLFTAVQPAPG; this is translated from the coding sequence GTGAGAATACGCCAGGACGCGCCGGTGGTGCGCGCGACGTTCGACGATCCGAATCTGGTGTCGTGTGCCGGTCTCGTTCCGGTGATGCGCCTGGCCGAGCAGGCCGGTCTGCATGACGCGGTCGCCGACCGGGTGCGGCTGCCGACGGACAAGGGCGCGAACCCCGCCGGGAAGGTCGCCACGGTCGTGGCGGGGATGCTCGCGGGCGCGGACAGCATCGACGACCTCGACATCGCCCGGCACGGTGGCATGCGGTCGCTGTTCGGCAGCGTGTACGCGCCGTCGACGCTCGGGTCGTTCCTGCGTACGTTCACCCACGGGCACGTACGGCAGTTACAGGCCGCCGCCCGCGACACCCTGATCGGTCTGACCGGCCGGGCACCGATCCTGACCGGCGCCGACGCCCTGTGCTTCGTGGACATCGACTCCATGCTGCGGCGGGTGTACGGCAAGCAGAAGCAGGGCATCGGGTTCGGCCACGCCAAGGTCGGCGGCTACAACGTCTACCTGCGCGGCTACAACCCCCTGGTCGCGACGCTGTCCACCCCGCTGTCCGCGCCGGTGATCGCCGCCACGAGGCTGCGGTCGGGTAACGCCGGCTCGTCCCGGGGCGCCGCCACCATGATCGCCGAGGCCATCACGACCGCCCGGGCATGCGGCGCTTCGGGGGAGATCATGGTGCGAGCGGACTCGGCGTTCTACGCCAAGACGGTGATCAGCGGCTGCCGGCGTCGTGGCGTGCGGTTCTCGGTCACCTGCCGCATCGACCCGAAGATCCGCGCCGCGTGCGACGGCATCGCCGCCGACCAGTGGGTCGACATCACCTATCCGCAGGCCGTCCGGGACGAAGACGCCGGCCGGTGGATCTCCGACGCGCAGATCGCCGAAACCACGTACACCGCGTTCGCCGGCACCCGACACGAGGCGACCGCCCGGCTGATCGTGCGCCGCGTCCGCCGCGACGACCCGCAACAGATCCCCGGCCAGGACGAACTCCTACCGACCTACCGGTACCACGCCGTGTTCACCGACAGCCCGTACACCCTCGTACAGGCCGAAGCCCAGCACCGGCAACACGCGATCATCGAGCAGGTCAACGCCGACCTGATCGCCGGCCCCCTCGCCCACCTGCCCTCCGGACACTTCAGCGCCAACGACGCCTGGCTGACCTGCGCCGCGATCACGCACAACCTCACCCGCGCCGCCGGACACCTCGCCGCGGGCACCTGGTCGACCGCCAGACCCGCCACCATCCGGACCCGGATCATCACCGTCGCAGCCCGCCTCGCCCACCGGGCCCGCACCATCCACCTACACCTGCCCGAGTACTGGCCCTGGCAGGCGGCGTTCGACAACCTGTTCACCGCCGTCCAGCCGGCACCCGGCTGA